Proteins co-encoded in one Pseudorhizobium banfieldiae genomic window:
- a CDS encoding SOS response-associated peptidase, whose product MCNLYNVTTNQEAIRAITKALDRLGNLQPSLDIYPDQMAPVVRNIDGIREMTWVRWGMPSSQQALYQAATRRADKLRAKGKDVDFQELLKMEPDGGTTNIRNTTSKHWMRWTGIENRCVVPFTRFAEPDPASKVEGGRTPNAWFARDESEPLMFFAGLWVRDWECVRKVKEGLIRCDLFAFLTTEPNAVVAPIHPKAMPVILSSQDDVERWLTTPWEEAKRLQRPVPESELVLLPQRAAARETPAMQPSLL is encoded by the coding sequence ATGTGCAACCTCTACAACGTCACCACCAATCAGGAAGCCATCCGGGCGATTACTAAGGCCCTCGACCGTCTGGGTAACCTCCAGCCATCACTCGACATCTATCCCGACCAGATGGCACCCGTCGTGCGCAACATCGACGGCATCCGCGAGATGACATGGGTGCGCTGGGGAATGCCAAGTTCGCAGCAGGCACTTTACCAAGCAGCGACGAGGCGGGCCGACAAGCTGCGGGCCAAGGGGAAGGACGTTGACTTCCAGGAACTGCTGAAGATGGAGCCGGATGGGGGCACGACCAACATCCGGAACACGACCAGCAAGCATTGGATGCGCTGGACTGGCATCGAGAACCGCTGCGTCGTCCCGTTCACGCGTTTCGCCGAACCTGATCCCGCGAGCAAGGTTGAAGGCGGCCGGACGCCAAACGCATGGTTCGCCCGTGACGAGAGCGAGCCGCTGATGTTCTTCGCAGGTCTTTGGGTGCGGGACTGGGAATGCGTCAGGAAGGTGAAGGAAGGGCTCATCCGATGCGATCTCTTCGCCTTCCTTACCACGGAGCCCAATGCAGTCGTCGCTCCTATCCACCCTAAGGCGATGCCCGTGATCCTCAGCAGTCAGGACGACGTGGAGAGATGGCTGACGACGCCATGGGAAGAGGCAAAGAGGCTCCAACGTCCTGTGCCTGAGAGTGAACTAGTCCTGCTTCCGCAGCGAGCAGCTGCACGCGAGACCCCCGCTATGCAACCGTCACTGCTGTAG
- the ligD gene encoding non-homologous end-joining DNA ligase encodes MTKRPRKPAAPLLHEQDLPLKSGRVRKRDPKQPELPFDPMPERVEPCLAKLVSKPPHGDEWSYELKWDGYRLTVHIEPGRVRILTRGGHDWTHRFPSIEEEARRFSPSTMILDGEAVVFNERGIPDFGMLQNSLGGRGGKLPSRNSVLLAFDLLYLDGHDLTRMEYSDRRNLLEDVLGEKTGAIRLSEEFDEDPDELLRHACAHELEGIIAKHRDRPYRSGRTGDWLKIKCVQRDTFAIIGYEPSKAVPGAIGSLLLAALKGPDYVYVGSVGTGFSQDQARSLKKQLDKLKTSVPPVRLSGKNLVLTAPSLLAEVEYRAWTHTRTLRHPSFKGLREVADWVEVYSL; translated from the coding sequence ATGACCAAGCGCCCTCGCAAACCTGCTGCGCCGCTGCTCCACGAGCAGGACCTGCCGCTGAAAAGTGGGCGCGTGAGAAAGCGTGATCCGAAGCAGCCTGAGCTTCCTTTTGATCCCATGCCCGAGCGCGTAGAGCCTTGCCTGGCGAAGCTGGTCAGCAAGCCTCCTCATGGGGATGAGTGGTCATATGAGCTGAAGTGGGACGGCTATCGTCTCACGGTCCATATCGAACCCGGCCGGGTGCGTATCCTCACACGCGGCGGCCACGACTGGACGCATCGTTTCCCGAGCATCGAGGAAGAAGCGAGGCGGTTCTCACCCTCGACGATGATACTCGACGGTGAAGCCGTGGTGTTTAACGAACGCGGCATTCCCGACTTCGGCATGCTGCAGAACTCGCTTGGTGGCAGGGGAGGAAAACTCCCCTCGCGTAACTCCGTCCTTCTTGCCTTTGACCTTCTCTATCTCGACGGTCATGACCTAACCCGTATGGAGTACAGTGACCGACGGAACCTCCTTGAGGACGTGCTGGGGGAAAAGACCGGGGCCATTCGGCTATCTGAGGAATTTGATGAAGACCCGGATGAACTGCTGCGACATGCATGTGCTCACGAACTTGAAGGTATCATAGCCAAGCATCGCGATCGCCCCTATCGCTCCGGACGTACGGGCGACTGGCTGAAGATCAAGTGCGTGCAGAGAGACACCTTCGCCATCATCGGCTATGAACCGTCCAAGGCGGTGCCAGGTGCAATCGGCAGCCTGCTTCTGGCCGCCCTCAAGGGTCCTGACTATGTCTACGTCGGCAGCGTCGGGACGGGCTTCAGCCAGGATCAGGCGAGGTCGCTGAAGAAGCAACTCGACAAGCTGAAAACGAGCGTTCCACCTGTGCGTCTATCTGGTAAAAATCTGGTATTGACCGCGCCATCGCTCTTGGCGGAAGTGGAATACCGCGCATGGACACATACCAGGACCTTGCGGCATCCCTCGTTCAAAGGCCTTCGGGAGGTGGCCGACTGGGTGGAGGTATATAGCCTCTGA